From the unidentified bacterial endosymbiont genome, one window contains:
- the cheA gene encoding chemotaxis protein CheA produces MSMDISDFYQTFFDEADELLADMEQHLLDLVPEAPDSEQLNAIFRAAHSIKGGAGTFGFTILQETTHLMENLLDEARRGEMQLNTDIINLFLETKDIMQEQLDAYKSSAEPNAASFEYICTALRQLALEAKGDAGVAVVPAAKLSVVDAPDVQDFAPPGKLRVVLSRLKEGEVNLLEDELGNLATLSNVVKGKDSLAATLDDGIGQDDIVAVLCFVIEADQIAFETEAATVEAPAAAQESVTEDTTPAVVPPAPALKAVPKETPAPARGEKLAARSSESTSIRVAVEKVDQLINLVGELVITQSMLAQRSNELDPVTHGDLITSMGQLQRNARDLQESVMSIRMMPMEYVFSRFPRLVRDLAGKLNKQIELTLMGSSTELDKSLIERIIDPLTHLVRNSLDHGIELPENRVAAGKSPVGNLTLSAEHQGGNICIEVTDDGAGLNRERILAKAMSQGMAVNENMTDEEVGMLIFAPGFSTAEQVTDVSGRGVGMDVVKRNIQEMGGHVEIKSKQGSGTTIRILLPLTLAILDGMSVKVAGEVFILPLNAVMESLQPREEDLHPLAGGERVLEVRGEYLPLVELWKVFEVEGAKTEATQGIVVILQSAGRRYALLVDQLIGQHQVVVKNLESNYRKVPGISAATILGDGSVALIVDVSALQGLNREQRVAYTAA; encoded by the coding sequence GTGAGCATGGATATTAGCGATTTTTACCAGACATTTTTTGATGAAGCCGACGAACTGTTGGCTGATATGGAACAACACCTGCTGGATCTGGTGCCCGAAGCGCCGGACTCAGAACAGCTCAATGCCATCTTCCGTGCGGCGCACTCCATCAAAGGCGGAGCCGGAACCTTTGGATTTACCATCCTGCAGGAAACGACCCATTTAATGGAAAACCTGCTCGATGAAGCACGACGCGGTGAGATGCAGCTCAATACCGACATTATCAACCTGTTTTTGGAAACCAAAGATATTATGCAGGAACAGCTCGACGCCTATAAAAGCTCAGCAGAGCCTAATGCCGCCAGCTTTGAATACATCTGCACTGCCCTGCGCCAGCTGGCGCTGGAAGCAAAAGGCGACGCCGGCGTGGCCGTTGTACCAGCGGCGAAACTGAGCGTTGTTGACGCCCCCGATGTACAAGACTTTGCACCCCCAGGCAAATTGCGCGTTGTGTTGTCACGCCTGAAAGAGGGCGAAGTCAATCTGCTGGAAGATGAACTGGGTAACCTGGCGACATTAAGCAACGTGGTGAAGGGTAAAGACAGCCTGGCCGCCACGCTGGATGATGGGATCGGCCAGGACGACATTGTGGCAGTATTGTGCTTTGTTATCGAAGCCGATCAAATTGCCTTCGAAACTGAAGCAGCCACTGTTGAAGCCCCTGCTGCGGCGCAAGAGAGCGTCACTGAAGACACAACACCGGCCGTTGTACCACCAGCGCCTGCGCTGAAGGCGGTACCAAAAGAGACGCCGGCGCCCGCGCGGGGCGAAAAACTGGCTGCGCGCTCCAGCGAGTCCACCAGCATCCGCGTTGCGGTTGAGAAGGTTGACCAGTTGATTAACCTGGTCGGTGAACTGGTGATCACCCAGTCGATGCTGGCGCAACGCTCTAATGAACTGGACCCGGTCACCCACGGCGATCTGATTACCAGCATGGGGCAGTTACAACGTAACGCGCGTGATTTGCAGGAATCGGTGATGTCTATCCGAATGATGCCGATGGAATATGTCTTCAGCCGCTTCCCGCGTCTGGTGCGCGATCTTGCCGGTAAGCTGAATAAGCAAATTGAACTGACGCTTATGGGAAGCTCCACCGAACTGGATAAGAGCCTGATCGAGCGCATTATCGATCCGTTAACGCACCTGGTGCGTAATAGCCTGGACCACGGCATCGAACTGCCGGAAAACCGCGTTGCCGCCGGGAAATCGCCGGTCGGGAACCTGACTTTATCCGCCGAACATCAGGGCGGGAACATCTGTATCGAAGTCACCGATGACGGCGCCGGGCTGAATCGTGAACGTATTCTGGCGAAGGCGATGTCGCAGGGGATGGCGGTGAACGAAAACATGACCGATGAAGAGGTCGGCATGTTGATCTTTGCGCCCGGCTTCTCGACCGCAGAGCAGGTGACAGACGTCTCCGGGCGCGGTGTGGGCATGGACGTGGTGAAGCGTAACATCCAGGAGATGGGCGGCCACGTTGAGATCAAGTCTAAACAGGGTTCCGGAACCACCATTCGTATTCTGCTGCCGCTGACGCTGGCGATCCTCGACGGTATGTCCGTTAAGGTTGCGGGTGAGGTCTTCATTCTGCCGCTGAATGCGGTGATGGAATCGCTGCAACCGCGCGAAGAAGATCTGCATCCGCTGGCGGGCGGCGAGCGTGTCCTCGAAGTTCGTGGCGAGTACCTGCCGCTGGTCGAACTGTGGAAGGTGTTTGAAGTGGAAGGAGCCAAAACCGAAGCCACGCAGGGGATTGTTGTGATCCTGCAAAGCGCGGGTCGCCGCTATGCGCTGCTGGTTGACCAGCTGATTGGTCAGCACCAGGTGGTGGTCAAGAACCTTGAAAGCAACTACCGCAAAGTACCGGGTATTTCTGCCGCCACCATTCTGGGCGACGGTAGCGTTGCGCTGATCGTCGACGTATCGGCGCTTCAGGGATTAAATCGTGAACAACGTGTGGCGTACACAGCCGCCTGA
- the motB gene encoding flagellar motor protein MotB, translating into MKNQSHPIVIIKKRRHKKHGHGSHGSWKIAYADFMTAMMAFFLVMWLLSTSSPKELVQIAEYFRTPLATAVTGGERISNSDSPIPGGGDDYTQQKGEVKREPNIDELKRRMEKARLQKVRGDLDHLIEADPKLRALRPHLKINLVQEGLRIQIIDSQNRPMFKTGSAEVEPYMSDILRAIAPVLNGIPNHISLSGHTDDFPYASGEKGYSNWELSADRANASRRELMAGGLDEGKVLRVVGMAATMRLTDRGPDDAINRRISLLVLNQQAEQVILHENAESQNESLDDLKQPGAVPAAAVPTSPPANPR; encoded by the coding sequence ATGAAAAATCAGTCCCACCCGATCGTCATTATAAAAAAGCGCAGGCATAAGAAACACGGGCACGGTTCACATGGTTCCTGGAAAATTGCCTACGCCGACTTTATGACCGCTATGATGGCGTTCTTTCTGGTGATGTGGCTGCTCTCCACCTCCAGTCCGAAAGAGCTTGTCCAGATTGCCGAGTATTTCCGCACGCCGCTGGCGACCGCAGTGACCGGTGGAGAGCGCATCTCCAATAGCGACAGCCCGATCCCTGGCGGCGGCGACGATTACACCCAACAGAAGGGTGAAGTGAAAAGAGAGCCTAACATCGATGAACTGAAAAGACGGATGGAGAAGGCGCGTCTGCAAAAAGTGCGTGGTGACCTGGATCATCTGATAGAAGCCGATCCTAAACTGCGCGCCTTGCGTCCACACCTGAAGATAAACCTGGTGCAGGAAGGTTTACGCATACAAATTATTGATAGCCAGAATCGCCCAATGTTCAAAACCGGCAGCGCCGAGGTGGAACCCTATATGAGCGACATTCTGCGCGCCATCGCGCCAGTGCTAAACGGGATCCCGAACCACATCAGCCTGTCAGGACATACGGATGATTTCCCGTATGCATCGGGTGAAAAGGGATACAGCAACTGGGAGCTTTCTGCCGACCGTGCCAACGCCTCGCGTCGTGAGCTGATGGCGGGGGGGCTTGATGAGGGCAAGGTACTGCGCGTGGTCGGCATGGCAGCAACCATGCGTCTGACTGATCGCGGGCCGGATGACGCCATCAACCGTCGTATCAGTCTTTTAGTGCTGAACCAGCAGGCGGAGCAGGTGATCCTGCATGAAAACGCCGAAAGTCAGAATGAGTCACTGGACGATTTAAAACAGCCTGGGGCCGTCCCTGCGGCTGCCGTTCCAACATCGCCACCAGCCAATCCGAGGTGA
- the motA gene encoding flagellar motor stator protein MotA, translating to MLILLGYLVVLGTVFGGYMMTGGHLGALYQPAELIIIGGAGVGAFIVGNNGKSIKGTLRAIPLLFRRSKYTKSMYMDLLALLYRLMAKSRQQGMFSLERDIENPKESEIFASYPRILADAMMLDFIVDYLRLIISGNMNTFEIEALMDEEIETHESESEVPANSLALVGDSLPAFGIVAAVMGVVHALASADRPAAELGALIAHAMVGTFLGILLAYGFISPLASVLRQKNAETTKMMQCVKITLLSNLNGYAPPIAVEFGRKTLYTSERPSFIELEEHVRTVKNPSQQTTTEDA from the coding sequence GTGCTTATCTTATTAGGTTACCTGGTAGTTCTCGGTACAGTTTTCGGCGGTTACATGATGACCGGCGGGCACCTTGGAGCACTCTATCAACCGGCTGAACTGATTATCATCGGCGGCGCAGGGGTAGGGGCTTTTATCGTTGGGAACAACGGTAAATCGATCAAGGGCACGCTGAGAGCTATCCCATTGCTGTTTCGTCGCTCAAAATACACTAAAAGCATGTACATGGACCTGCTGGCCCTGCTTTACCGCCTGATGGCGAAGTCTCGTCAGCAGGGAATGTTTTCGCTGGAGCGAGACATTGAAAACCCAAAAGAGAGCGAAATCTTTGCCAGCTATCCGCGCATTCTCGCCGACGCGATGATGCTGGACTTTATCGTCGATTACCTGCGTCTCATCATCAGCGGTAATATGAACACCTTCGAAATCGAAGCGCTGATGGATGAAGAGATCGAGACCCACGAAAGTGAATCTGAAGTGCCGGCGAACAGCCTGGCGCTGGTGGGTGACTCGCTTCCTGCTTTCGGTATTGTCGCGGCGGTGATGGGCGTCGTACACGCCCTGGCATCTGCCGACCGTCCGGCGGCGGAGCTGGGCGCACTGATCGCCCATGCGATGGTGGGAACCTTCCTCGGCATCTTGCTGGCGTACGGTTTTATCTCCCCGCTGGCAAGCGTTCTGCGTCAGAAGAACGCGGAAACCACCAAAATGATGCAGTGTGTGAAGATCACGCTGCTGTCAAACCTCAATGGCTACGCACCGCCTATCGCCGTGGAATTCGGCCGTAAAACCCTGTACACCAGTGAGCGCCCCTCGTTTATCGAGCTGGAAGAACACGTACGTACGGTGAAAAACCCAAGCCAACAGACGACAACTGAGGACGCATGA
- the flhC gene encoding flagellar transcriptional regulator FlhC, protein MSEKSIVQEARDIQLAMELITLGARLQMLESETQLSRGRLIKLYKELRGSPPPKGMLPFSTDWFMTWEQNIHASMFCNAWQYLLKTGLCNGVDAVIKAYKLYLEQCPQQENGPLLALTRAWTLVRFVESGLLELSRCNCCSGNFITHAHQPAGSFACSLCQPPSRAVKRRKLSREAADSIPQLLDEQIEQAV, encoded by the coding sequence ATGAGCGAAAAGAGCATTGTTCAGGAAGCGCGTGATATACAGCTGGCCATGGAACTGATTACGTTAGGTGCTCGTTTACAGATGCTGGAAAGCGAGACTCAGTTGAGCCGTGGTCGTCTCATTAAACTGTACAAAGAATTACGAGGTAGTCCTCCACCGAAAGGAATGCTGCCGTTCTCAACAGACTGGTTCATGACCTGGGAACAGAATATCCATGCATCGATGTTCTGTAATGCCTGGCAATACCTGCTTAAAACCGGTTTGTGTAACGGCGTTGATGCCGTGATCAAAGCGTACAAACTTTACCTCGAACAATGTCCGCAACAGGAAAATGGACCCTTGCTGGCGCTCACCCGCGCATGGACGCTGGTGCGTTTTGTTGAGAGCGGACTGCTGGAATTGTCTCGCTGCAACTGCTGTAGCGGCAATTTTATTACCCATGCTCATCAGCCCGCTGGCAGCTTCGCCTGTAGTTTATGCCAGCCTCCATCCCGGGCCGTAAAAAGACGTAAACTTTCCCGGGAAGCTGCCGATAGTATTCCACAACTGCTGGATGAACAGATCGAACAAGCTGTTTAA
- the flhD gene encoding flagellar transcriptional regulator FlhD — protein MHTSELLKHIYDINLSYLLLAQRLISQDKASAMFRLGINEEMATMLGGLTLPQMVKLAETNQLVCQFRFDDSQTITRLTQDSRVDDLQQVHTGILLSTRLLNDISQPDDVARKKRA, from the coding sequence ATGCATACATCCGAGTTGCTAAAACATATCTATGACATCAATTTGTCATATTTACTGCTCGCGCAGCGTTTGATTAGTCAGGACAAGGCATCAGCGATGTTTCGTCTTGGTATTAACGAAGAGATGGCAACCATGCTGGGCGGATTAACGCTTCCTCAGATGGTGAAATTGGCTGAGACCAATCAACTGGTTTGCCAGTTCCGCTTTGATGATTCTCAGACTATCACGCGCCTGACTCAGGACTCCCGTGTTGACGATCTCCAGCAGGTCCATACTGGTATCCTTCTTTCCACGCGTTTGCTCAACGACATCAGCCAGCCTGATGACGTAGCCCGTAAGAAAAGGGCGTAA
- the otsA gene encoding alpha,alpha-trehalose-phosphate synthase has product MGRLVVVSNRIAPPDDKKSSAGGLAVGILGALKAAGGLWFGWSGDICEEERPLNTVTHGNITWASFALNEKDYDEYYSEFSNAVLWPAFHYRLDLVKFQRGSYEGYMRVNALLADKLLPLIEEDDILWIHDYHLLPFARELRQRGVNNRIGFFLHIPFPTPEIFTALPPHEALLEAMCDYDLLGFQTENDRLAFLDSISGKTRLIAQGNNTHTAWGKDFHTEVYPIGIEPQEIADAASGPLPPKLAQLKNELKHVKNIFSVERLDYSKGLPERFLAYETLLDKFPQHHGKIRYTQIAPTSRGEVQAYQDIRHQLETEAGRINGRYGQLGWTPLFYLNQHFDRKILMKVFRYADVGLVTPLRDGMNLVAKEYVAAQDPADPGVLVLSQFAGAANELTSALIVNPYDRDDVANALDRALTMPLTERISRHARMMETIRKNDIDSWQARFVCDLRHITPQRHEGELQKKIATFPKLA; this is encoded by the coding sequence ATGGGTCGCTTAGTCGTCGTCTCTAACCGAATCGCACCGCCTGATGATAAAAAGTCCAGCGCAGGCGGGTTAGCGGTAGGGATCTTAGGGGCTTTAAAAGCCGCCGGTGGGCTGTGGTTTGGCTGGAGTGGCGATATCTGTGAAGAAGAGAGACCGCTCAATACCGTCACACACGGGAATATCACCTGGGCCTCTTTTGCGCTCAATGAGAAAGATTACGACGAGTATTACTCTGAATTCTCAAACGCCGTTTTATGGCCAGCATTTCACTACCGCCTGGACCTGGTAAAGTTCCAGCGTGGATCCTATGAAGGTTATATGCGCGTGAACGCGCTGCTGGCGGATAAACTGCTGCCGTTAATCGAGGAAGACGATATTTTATGGATCCACGATTATCATTTGCTGCCTTTCGCCAGAGAGTTACGCCAGCGCGGGGTCAACAACCGCATCGGCTTCTTCCTGCACATTCCGTTCCCGACGCCGGAGATATTCACCGCCCTTCCGCCGCATGAAGCGCTGCTGGAAGCGATGTGTGATTATGATTTGCTGGGCTTCCAGACCGAAAATGACAGGCTGGCATTCCTTGACTCCATATCAGGTAAAACCCGGCTGATTGCCCAGGGCAATAACACGCATACGGCCTGGGGGAAAGATTTCCACACTGAAGTGTATCCGATTGGTATCGAACCGCAGGAGATTGCCGACGCGGCCAGTGGACCGCTTCCGCCGAAGCTGGCACAGCTTAAGAATGAGCTAAAGCACGTGAAAAATATCTTTTCCGTGGAGCGACTCGATTACTCCAAAGGACTGCCGGAGCGTTTCCTGGCGTACGAAACCCTGCTGGATAAATTCCCTCAGCATCACGGTAAAATCCGCTATACGCAAATCGCGCCGACATCGCGTGGCGAAGTGCAAGCTTATCAGGACATCCGCCATCAGCTGGAGACGGAAGCAGGGCGCATTAACGGCCGCTATGGCCAGCTAGGCTGGACGCCGCTCTTTTATCTTAATCAGCATTTTGACCGTAAGATCCTGATGAAGGTCTTTCGCTATGCCGATGTCGGGCTGGTCACGCCGCTGCGTGACGGGATGAACCTGGTCGCCAAAGAGTATGTGGCAGCCCAGGACCCCGCTGACCCCGGAGTGCTGGTACTGTCGCAATTCGCCGGGGCCGCCAACGAGCTAACCTCCGCGCTGATTGTTAACCCTTACGATCGGGATGATGTCGCCAATGCGCTTGACCGTGCGCTGACGATGCCGCTGACGGAGCGAATTTCTCGACATGCCCGGATGATGGAAACGATTCGTAAGAATGATATTGATAGCTGGCAGGCGCGTTTTGTTTGCGATCTCCGCCACATCACGCCACAACGTCATGAAGGTGAGTTGCAAAAGAAGATCGCGACCTTCCCTAAATTAGCCTGA
- the otsB gene encoding trehalose-phosphatase, with protein sequence MADLLTAPPVLPGKFAFFFDLDGTLAGIKPHPDQVVIPDTVLENLQQLSQMNEGALALISGRSMAELDMLASPCHFPLAGVHGAERRDIHDQLHIVSLPSALIQTLHRQLASALEALPGTELEAKSMAFALHYRQAPHHEAAVFALARSVAEAHPQLALQPGKCVVEIKPEGINKGAAIAAFMAEMPFKGRTPLFFGDDLTDEAGFNVVNQAGGIAVKVGPGDTCARWRLENVASVWQWIADIANQQLQQIAFNNGGNHYGSLSRRL encoded by the coding sequence GTGGCTGACTTGTTAACCGCACCGCCTGTATTGCCCGGAAAATTTGCTTTCTTTTTTGACCTTGATGGAACACTCGCCGGAATAAAACCGCATCCTGACCAGGTCGTGATACCGGATACGGTGCTGGAAAATCTTCAACAGCTCTCGCAGATGAACGAGGGAGCACTGGCATTGATTTCAGGGCGCTCAATGGCCGAGCTGGATATGCTCGCCAGTCCATGCCACTTTCCGCTGGCCGGTGTGCACGGAGCGGAGCGCCGCGACATCCATGATCAACTGCATATAGTCTCACTCCCTTCTGCCTTAATTCAGACGCTGCACAGGCAACTCGCTTCTGCGCTGGAGGCGCTTCCCGGGACGGAACTGGAGGCCAAAAGTATGGCTTTCGCGCTGCACTATCGTCAGGCGCCGCACCATGAGGCTGCGGTATTTGCGCTGGCAAGAAGCGTGGCTGAAGCGCATCCGCAACTGGCGCTCCAGCCAGGCAAGTGTGTGGTGGAAATTAAACCTGAGGGGATCAATAAAGGGGCGGCCATTGCGGCGTTCATGGCTGAGATGCCGTTCAAAGGTAGAACGCCCCTGTTTTTCGGGGATGACCTGACCGATGAGGCAGGATTCAACGTGGTTAACCAGGCCGGAGGGATCGCCGTTAAGGTCGGGCCTGGTGACACATGCGCCAGATGGCGGCTGGAGAATGTCGCCAGCGTCTGGCAGTGGATTGCAGACATCGCTAACCAGCAACTACAACAAATAGCGTTTAACAACGGAGGAAACCATTATGGGTCGCTTAGTCGTCGTCTCTAA
- the araH gene encoding L-arabinose ABC transporter permease AraH has product MSSVTTSGAPKSAFSFGRIWDQYGMLVVFAVLFLACVLFVPNFASFINMKGLGLAISMSGMVACGMLFCLASGDFDLSVASVIACAGVTTAVVINLTESLWIGVFAGLLLGVLSGLVNGFVIARLKINALITTLATMQIVRGLAYIISDGKAVGIEDERFFTLGYANWLGLPAPIWLTVACLILFGFLLNRTTFGRNTLAIGGNEEAARLAGVPVVRTRIIIFVLSGLVSAAAGIILASRMTSGQPMTSIGYELIVISACVLGGVSLKGGIGKISYVVAGILILGTVENAMNLLNISPFSQYVVRGLILLAAVIFDRYKQKAKRIA; this is encoded by the coding sequence ATGTCCTCTGTTACTACATCCGGAGCGCCGAAATCGGCTTTCAGTTTTGGACGCATCTGGGATCAGTACGGCATGCTGGTGGTTTTCGCCGTACTGTTCCTCGCCTGCGTACTATTTGTTCCCAATTTTGCCAGCTTTATCAACATGAAAGGGCTGGGGCTGGCTATTTCCATGTCCGGGATGGTGGCCTGCGGAATGCTGTTCTGCCTGGCCTCGGGCGACTTTGACCTGTCGGTGGCCTCGGTGATTGCCTGCGCAGGTGTCACCACGGCGGTGGTCATTAATCTGACTGAAAGCCTGTGGATCGGCGTGTTTGCCGGGTTGCTGCTCGGCGTGCTCAGTGGTCTGGTGAATGGTTTTGTGATTGCGCGTCTGAAGATTAACGCTTTGATCACCACTCTGGCGACCATGCAAATCGTGCGTGGTCTGGCGTATATCATCTCTGACGGCAAAGCGGTAGGTATTGAAGACGAGCGCTTCTTTACCCTGGGCTACGCCAACTGGCTGGGGCTGCCCGCGCCAATCTGGCTAACGGTGGCATGCTTGATCCTCTTCGGCTTCCTGCTTAACCGCACCACCTTCGGGCGTAATACCCTGGCCATTGGCGGTAATGAAGAAGCCGCCCGCCTGGCGGGCGTGCCGGTTGTACGCACCAGAATAATCATCTTTGTCCTTTCCGGGCTGGTATCTGCCGCGGCAGGGATTATCCTGGCCTCGCGTATGACCAGCGGCCAGCCGATGACCTCCATTGGGTATGAGTTGATTGTTATCTCAGCCTGCGTTTTAGGGGGGGTATCCCTCAAGGGTGGCATCGGAAAAATCTCATATGTGGTGGCGGGCATCCTCATTTTGGGTACGGTAGAGAACGCCATGAACCTGCTCAATATATCTCCATTCTCGCAGTACGTGGTGCGTGGCCTGATCCTGCTGGCAGCCGTGATATTCGACCGTTACAAGCAAAAAGCGAAGCGTATCGCATGA
- the araG gene encoding L-arabinose ABC transporter ATP-binding protein AraG, which produces MRQSEPYLSFRGIGKIFPGVKALTDISFDCYAGQVHALMGENGAGKSTLLKILSGFYTPTVGSLAIRGEDVSFATTTAALNAGVAIIYQELHLIPEMTVAENIYLGQLPHKSGVVNRSLLNYEAGLQLKHLGLDVDPQTPLKYLSLGQWQMVEIAKALARNARIIAFDEPTSSLSAREIENLFRVIRELRKEGRTILYVSHRMEEIFALSDAITVFKDGRYVRTFTDMQHVNHDQLVQAMVGRELGDIYHWQSRKYGPECLRLDKVKAPGVRTPISLSVRSGEIVGLFGLVGAGRSELMKGLFGGTRITEGQVSIDGVKVDIQKPAHAIRAGMMLCPEDRKAEGIIPVHSVRDNINISARRKFIRAGCLINDGWEMTNAERHIRSLNIKTPGAEQLIMYLSGGNQQKAILGRWLSEDMKVILLDEPTRGIDVGAKHEIYNVIYELAKRGVAVLFASSDLPEVLGVADRILVMREGEIAGELLHEQANEQQALSLAMPKVSQAVA; this is translated from the coding sequence ATGCGACAGTCTGAGCCGTACCTCTCTTTTCGCGGCATCGGTAAAATCTTCCCCGGAGTCAAGGCGCTGACCGATATCAGTTTCGACTGCTATGCCGGCCAGGTTCACGCCCTGATGGGGGAGAACGGGGCGGGAAAATCCACGTTGTTGAAAATCCTCAGCGGCTTCTACACGCCAACGGTCGGTTCGCTGGCTATTCGTGGGGAAGACGTCTCCTTCGCCACTACTACCGCGGCGCTGAACGCCGGGGTGGCGATTATCTATCAGGAGCTGCATTTGATCCCTGAAATGACCGTGGCGGAAAACATCTATCTGGGCCAGCTCCCGCACAAAAGCGGTGTGGTTAACCGGTCGCTGCTTAACTATGAGGCAGGGCTGCAGTTAAAACATCTGGGTCTGGATGTCGATCCGCAGACGCCGCTGAAATATCTCTCCCTCGGCCAGTGGCAAATGGTAGAAATTGCCAAAGCGCTGGCGCGTAATGCCAGAATTATTGCTTTCGATGAGCCAACCAGTTCGCTCTCTGCGCGTGAGATCGAAAATCTGTTCCGTGTGATCCGCGAGTTGCGCAAAGAGGGCCGCACCATTTTGTACGTTTCCCACCGGATGGAAGAAATTTTTGCCTTAAGCGATGCCATCACCGTGTTCAAGGATGGCCGTTATGTCCGCACTTTTACCGACATGCAGCACGTGAACCACGATCAGCTGGTTCAGGCGATGGTAGGTCGCGAACTGGGGGATATTTATCACTGGCAATCGCGCAAGTACGGCCCGGAATGCCTGCGACTGGATAAGGTTAAAGCGCCCGGCGTGCGCACACCGATTTCGCTGTCGGTGCGTAGCGGCGAGATTGTCGGTTTGTTCGGCCTGGTCGGGGCAGGGCGAAGCGAGTTGATGAAAGGCCTGTTCGGCGGGACGCGAATTACCGAAGGGCAAGTTTCCATTGACGGTGTAAAGGTCGACATTCAGAAACCGGCACACGCCATTCGCGCCGGCATGATGCTCTGTCCGGAAGATCGCAAAGCAGAGGGCATTATTCCGGTGCATTCTGTGCGCGACAACATCAACATTTCCGCCCGGCGCAAGTTCATTCGTGCGGGGTGTCTCATCAATGACGGCTGGGAAATGACCAATGCCGAGCGCCATATACGTTCCCTGAACATCAAAACGCCGGGTGCGGAACAACTGATCATGTATCTCTCCGGCGGGAATCAGCAAAAGGCCATTTTAGGCCGCTGGCTGTCGGAAGATATGAAGGTCATTTTGCTTGATGAACCGACGCGCGGCATCGACGTGGGGGCGAAGCACGAAATTTATAACGTGATTTATGAACTGGCAAAACGTGGCGTGGCGGTGCTGTTCGCCTCCAGCGATCTGCCTGAGGTGCTTGGCGTCGCTGACCGTATCTTGGTGATGCGCGAAGGCGAAATTGCCGGTGAATTGCTGCATGAACAGGCGAATGAACAACAGGCGTTGAGTCTCGCCATGCCTAAAGTTAGCCAGGCTGTCGCCTGA
- the araF gene encoding arabinose ABC transporter substrate-binding protein AraF, with protein sequence MHKFTKALAAVGLAAVMSQSAIAENLKLGFLVKQPEEPWFQTEWKFADKAGKDLGFEVIKIAVPDGEKTLNAIDSLAASGAKGFVICTPDPKLGSAIAAKARGYDMKVIAVDDQFVNAKGKPMDTVPLVMMAATKIGERQGQELYKEMQKRGWDIKESAVMAITADELDTARRRTSGSMEALKAAGFPEKHIYKVPTKSNDIPGAFDAANSMLVQHPEVKHWLVVGMNDNTVLGGVRATEGQGFKAPDVIGIGINGVDAVSELSKAQATGFYGSLLPSPDVHGYKSSEMLYNWVTKGVEPPKFTEVTDVVLITRDNFKEELAKKGLGGK encoded by the coding sequence ATGCACAAATTTACTAAAGCGCTGGCGGCCGTTGGTTTGGCTGCTGTTATGTCACAATCCGCTATCGCAGAAAATTTAAAACTGGGTTTCTTGGTCAAGCAGCCAGAAGAACCCTGGTTCCAGACAGAATGGAAATTCGCCGATAAAGCCGGGAAGGATTTAGGTTTTGAGGTGATTAAAATTGCCGTGCCTGACGGTGAGAAAACGTTGAATGCTATCGATAGCCTGGCAGCAAGCGGCGCGAAAGGGTTTGTCATCTGCACGCCGGATCCAAAACTCGGCTCAGCCATAGCAGCTAAAGCGCGGGGTTATGACATGAAGGTTATCGCCGTTGACGACCAGTTCGTCAATGCCAAAGGCAAGCCGATGGATACGGTGCCGCTGGTGATGATGGCGGCGACAAAAATCGGTGAACGCCAGGGGCAGGAACTTTATAAAGAGATGCAAAAACGCGGCTGGGATATCAAAGAGAGCGCCGTGATGGCGATTACCGCAGACGAACTGGATACCGCGCGTCGTCGTACCTCTGGCTCTATGGAGGCGCTGAAAGCCGCTGGCTTCCCGGAAAAACACATTTATAAAGTACCGACAAAATCCAACGATATCCCGGGCGCGTTCGACGCGGCTAACTCCATGCTGGTGCAACATCCTGAGGTGAAACACTGGCTGGTGGTCGGAATGAACGACAATACCGTGCTGGGCGGCGTGCGGGCAACGGAAGGTCAGGGCTTCAAAGCGCCGGATGTTATCGGTATTGGCATCAACGGCGTTGACGCCGTGAGTGAACTCTCAAAAGCGCAGGCCACCGGTTTCTATGGCTCTCTGCTGCCAAGCCCGGACGTGCACGGCTATAAATCCAGCGAGATGCTCTACAACTGGGTGACCAAAGGGGTTGAACCGCCGAAATTCACTGAAGTGACCGACGTGGTGCTGATCACCCGCGACAACTTCAAGGAGGAGCTGGCGAAAAAAGGACTGGGCGGTAAGTAA